TAGCTGTGATATCGTGACGAGGTCTTGTGACTGGTTTCGGAGTATGCTTTGCGCGTGTTTGCTCAAAATAACGGCACAGATTGTACGAGATGATGAAAGTTTTAAATCAAGAGTCAAGATAAAGGCAGCTCGACACGGTTTTgtagatatttataattacGCTGGTATCCATCTGGGTCTGCTATCaattctttctctttcttaaCCAAGTGGAAACTCCTGTCGTCGATCAGAAATGGTGTGGGGCCCTTAGACTCCTAGCTTCAGGGTCCACGGGCGCCACTCTCTGATACGGAAGCAACCAAGCCAGGGCAGAGCGGTGAATGGATGTTGCACTCCACGGATTCGGTTACGTTTGTCGGTCTGTAAGTCCAGCTGACGAGTAAGGAGACTCTAATCTCGCCGCCTCGGAGCAAGCGagtgaaaaaaaaaaaaaaaaaaaaatcacAAGGTAAGGTAGACCGAAGACGGATGTAGCCAGTTATCTCCAGGACAGAAAAAAAGCCTCCGTTAATAAACGTGGAATTCTAGAAAACCCACCGATGACGATTAGGGTGGTCCATTACTCAGGGCGGAGTTGATGAGCCAATAATAGATCGGCTCTGGTCACTGAAATGGTTGCTGGAAAGATTTCGATTTTGGAGATTCGGTCGCCACACGGAACAGGCTCGCGGCTCTTAGTAGCTTCGGACCAATCAATCGGCTTTGGTATTTTCGGAAGTGAGGTCGGAGATGCAGAGAATGCAGGGTTGTTGTCTTTGCATGAATAAGTCTCTTATCGATTAGTATTGAtaggttttcttgcctcccctagcGATATAGCAAGAAGATAAACAGTGAGTCAGGGAGACTGCAAAGAGGATGGTATTCTCATGGGATACTACCCTATATCAGTTGTTCGACATTGATTCTCATGAAGAAGACTCCAGAGATTAACTAAATTCAGAAAATGGATTCATCGCCATGATCGACCGTGATAACCTTCTTTGTTGGTAGACCCGCACGTTTTTCCACGTCTAGAGGAATTACATCACAAGAAACTCCACGACTAAGTGGACATGACTAAGCAATTGGCCGAGTCAGTCAGACTGTTGATAATGATTGTTGACTTATCTTGAATCAACCAACTGAACCTATTGTCGATCATTTAATCATTCTCCTCATTTGGTCATTTCACAGATAATATGGCATCGTCACCAAAGTACATCAGCGGAGATGCTGCCGCTGTTAGCGAGTTCATCGACAAATTCGATGTGAGTCATTTACTTGTGTAGAATTCGAGCCTCAACTGACACTCATGAATAGGTCTTCCTGCTTGATTGCGATGGTAGATAACCATGATTTATAGCTGAACAAGAAACTGACTCATTCAGGTGTCCTATGGTCTGGCGATCATGTGTATGAGGGAGTCCCTGAGACCATCGAATATCTAAGATCAAAGGGTTAGCTTACTATCCTCACGATCTGAAACGAGGCTTACATCGGCACAGGAAAGAGAACCGTTTTCGTGACGAATAACTCAACAAAGTCTCGCGATGAATACCTAAAGAAACTCACCAATCTTGGTATCCCTagtgagaaggatgatgtGTTCGGTTCAAGCTACTCTGCTGCGATCTACATCTCACGCATCTTGAAGCTACCCGAGAACAAGCGCAAGGTCTTCATTattggagaagctggaatCGAGCACGAACTTGAATCTGAAGGTGTTCCTCATATTGGAGGCACCGATGAGGCGTTCCGACGAGATATCACAAATGACGACTTCAAGGGTATCGCTGATGGCTCACTACTTGACCCCGAGGTCGGAGTAGTTCTCTGCGGTCTTGATTACCACGTGAACTACCTCAAGTATGCCCATGCCATGCACTACATAAAGCGGGGAGCTATTTTCCTTGCTACCAACGTTGATTCAACACTGCCGATGCACCACGACTTCTTTCTCGGAGCTGGATCTTGTCACATCCCTGTTGTTCACGCCACAGGAAAACAGCCCTTGGCTCTCGGTAAGCCCAGTCAAGCTATGATGGACGCTGTTGAGGGCAAGTTCCAGCTCGATCGTTCTCGAACTTGCATGGTTGGTGACCGACTCAACACTGATATCAAGTTTGGTATCGAGGGCCGACTGGGTGGAACACTACATGTTCTGACCGGCGtgaacaagaaggaggacTGGGAGAAGGCCGATGCCATTGCTGTGCCCTCTCACTACGCTGACAAGTTCAGCGATCTTAGACTGGCAGAGAAGCAATAGACGATAGACCATGATATAGATTATAGACTAACTATGCAACTAACTCCTCTATCTAGACTATGATGAATTTGGATACTGCCTTATGCTGGCCAAAACAAAGCAGTTAGTGCTCTTGATTAAGGGTTAATAGGCAATGTATTTAGACGCAAACTTAAgcttgcttcttgttctccaTCCTCTTAGCAATATCGCTAGTCCGAATGACCTTTGGCCCAGGAGTCTTGTAGGGGGTAAGGGACTTTGGTAAAAACATTCCAACCTGTTCCTGGTACATGGGGTATTCAGTATACTTGCCAGCTGTGATGAGCTCTGTGAGCCAAGTTGAACcctggaagaggaggatcAAGGCAGCAGCGCCGGTAAAAGTGTAGCTGTAAATGTTCTTGGTTGCGAAGCAACTCCACTGGTATAGCACAAACCAGATCATTTGCTCTGCAGCAAAGTTGGGATGTCTGCTGTAAGCCCAGAGACCAGAAGTGTTGAAGCCACGGTCAAGATCGGCTTGGGAATacttgaacttcttgggGACCTTGGCCTCAGCCTGGTACTGATGCTTGGCCGCATGGTAGTCTATACAATGGTTAGGCCACTAAACATCAAAGCATACGAAATACTCACCCCACTGCTGACCATCGCTAACCCACTCGCTGTAGACTAGGCCGACCATGATGAGAGCAAAAACAATATCGGCAGTGGTCACATCCTGCTCAAACTTGGTAGAGCAGAGAATGGCATACGCAGGAACGCatgagaagctgaagagcagaGCGCTCTGGTAGAAAGAAATGAAGGTGACGTTAAAGAGGAACCAGACAAATCGGGGTACATATTGCTGGAGAATGGCCCTGCATGATATGAGCTGACTGAAGAGATATGAGTGGGCGATCAACTTACCATCGATAATCTTCAGATCCTTTATTGTAACCACCCTTACGCCAGTAATTATATGTCAGGCGGCACTGTTACACAGCATTAGCGACAACTGAACGAATGAGATGTAAGGACACATACACTCCAAAGGGTTGTAGCAGCAGCAATAAGATCAACTCGCGAAGAAGGAACACCAGCAAGACGCGCCCAGACTGAGAGATGGACAACGTATAAGTTTGGGAGAATCGACCACATTCGATCAACTTGAGAGTAGTTTCGGTTGATCTCGGAGACAACGAGGAAGACAAAGCCAAGAGCAATAGAAATGGCAAAACCTGATATGAGAGGGTTTGTATCAACATAAATCTGCCTCAGCCCATCAGGACTGgcaatgttgtcaagaatGTGTCGAGGAAGAGCATAGAGCTGCGGAATGTAGGGTTGGACTGTTTTGGCGTACTCGCCGCAATCCTCAATGGATTTGACGAATGGGAGAGACATAatgcttgatcttgacaaggcAATGGTTGATATCAGATTTTGGGCCTCTGATGTGAATGCAGCACAGCTGGTTTAATACCCACGTATAGCGATGCACAGCTTCAATAGCGTCATAGATGTCAATTCGAGGTGGAAACCACTTTAGACCACCTCTGTTGCCTGGTTCCCGCCTTGTCTGTGGGACCACTAAGCTTTTAGGTGACACTCCCCTAGATTAAACGGATTCAGCCGCTGTGGCTAGTGGTAATCCGCCCGTGTAGCCACTGAAGAGGCTTAATCCCGGAGAACTTAATTTTCAACATCAaaccttggccttgcctCAAGTTTCCCTCCTCACCGTGAATATCAGAAATGAGCTTCAGAGCGTTGGCGTAAATATTGAGGCTACAGGTGTTTCAGCAAACAGTTTATCATGGTAACTGGCAAACAATTCCAATAACTGCTGAagtcttgttgttgagagaCTATGGCAGCAAACTATTTTTGCTGCAAACGCGCCTAGTTGACCGTGTTTGTTATGCACATCGTGCTTGCCTTAACGCAAAACTTCGTCTGCAGTCCCGGGCAGCCTGAGGCAACTCTCCACTCGCTTTTTGTACCGTAATCACTACGACGGGACTGTTGAAAAATTGCATCAGAGCTATAAAACAGTCACAAAGACTTGCATTCCTCCAAAATGAGAGTCCTCTGTGTGGCTGAGAAGCCCTCCATATCCAAAGCTGTGGCTACACATCTCTCTGGAGGCCGTATCGAAACGGTAGAAACCACTCAGCGCgcaacaacaagaacacCTGGCTAACGAATTCATAGAACAATACAAGAAACAAGTACATCAAGAACTACTCATTCGATTTCGACTTTGGCCGTCAATTGGGCAATTGCTCTGTTACCATGACATGTGTCACTGGACACTTAACCAACGTCGACTTTACTCCAGCTCACAAAAACTGGTATC
This genomic stretch from Fusarium oxysporum f. sp. lycopersici 4287 chromosome 5, whole genome shotgun sequence harbors:
- a CDS encoding 4-nitrophenyl phosphatase — protein: MASSPKYISGDAAAVSEFIDKFDVFLLDCDGVLWSGDHVYEGVPETIEYLRSKGKRTVFVTNNSTKSRDEYLKKLTNLGIPSEKDDVFGSSYSAAIYISRILKLPENKRKVFIIGEAGIEHELESEGVPHIGGTDEAFRRDITNDDFKGIADGSLLDPEVGVVLCGLDYHVNYLKYAHAMHYIKRGAIFLATNVDSTLPMHHDFFLGAGSCHIPVVHATGKQPLALGKPSQAMMDAVEGKFQLDRSRTCMVGDRLNTDIKFGIEGRLGGTLHVLTGVNKKEDWEKADAIAVPSHYADKFSDLRLAEKQ